The Halorhabdus sp. BNX81 genome includes a region encoding these proteins:
- a CDS encoding M48 family metalloprotease, with protein MEASQTSRLLTVYQGGLVSLSSLLLLEFGMKRLSLVCLLSTIVILELINTRIHPANDSTDWLEAKEYRMDIQQDASDVALAMGIEPPRVIISGGMDTLSIIFADENLIIVPRLVVAGLDRDIVKSLLAHELGHIYHRSLVLEAFHKASTSYVGFLGLWLGFLRGRTLVIIIGISLVYIFMATFKRNYLGNLFLIATSLGAILPSLWAYIARQRCNEYLADEIAAKHVGATTFAHGLQVINNRLQSVEPSQDANVSLFNRPRQWMAHHPPISARIRRLGVDPEEI; from the coding sequence CTAACGGTTTATCAAGGGGGGCTCGTTTCCCTTTCATCACTTCTTCTTTTGGAATTCGGAATGAAACGATTGAGTCTAGTTTGTCTCCTGTCGACCATAGTCATTCTGGAACTGATCAACACTCGAATACACCCGGCCAATGACTCTACAGATTGGCTCGAAGCAAAGGAGTACCGTATGGATATCCAACAAGATGCGAGTGATGTCGCACTGGCTATGGGTATCGAACCACCACGGGTCATCATTTCAGGGGGTATGGACACTCTTTCAATTATATTCGCCGACGAGAACCTGATAATTGTACCACGACTAGTAGTCGCGGGCCTTGATCGGGATATTGTGAAAAGTCTTCTCGCCCATGAACTGGGACATATCTATCACCGCTCTTTGGTACTAGAAGCGTTTCACAAGGCATCGACTTCGTATGTAGGCTTTCTGGGTCTCTGGCTAGGATTCCTCCGTGGGCGCACGCTTGTTATTATAATCGGGATTTCATTAGTATACATTTTCATGGCCACATTCAAACGAAACTATCTGGGAAATCTGTTCCTGATTGCGACGAGTCTCGGGGCTATCCTTCCTTCTCTTTGGGCGTACATCGCGAGACAACGGTGTAATGAATATCTTGCTGACGAAATTGCGGCGAAACACGTGGGGGCAACGACATTTGCTCATGGTCTTCAGGTAATCAACAATCGATTACAATCGGTAGAACCTAGTCAGGATGCCAACGTGTCATTATTCAACCGCCCCAGACAATGGATGGCCCACCATCCTCCT